The following coding sequences lie in one Lysobacter capsici genomic window:
- a CDS encoding pyridoxal-phosphate dependent enzyme: MTMHAHIADAIKVPDLVRLGPNLYVARFETMKVYSTLVAVERLLAQGRIQPGATLMDSSSGIYAYALALACHKFGLKCHIVGSKTVDKTLMLQLRILGATIEQVEPQATMKMDQSLRVARIRELLEADPSVHWMQQYHDDIHYDGYEPVARLLLDSIGGAALSVVGGVGSGCSTGGLARALRAHDPAVELVGVQPFGSMTFGCQHIEDPGIIIAGIGSSIPFRNVRHGLYDEIHWVSFDYGLSGSIALLREHAVFAGLSTGCCYLVAQREAALRPERNIVFLAADTGHRYVDGVFAQHEQALDLTDLRPTRIDSLDGLVLPWSAMAWRRADFDDQAVAPQALPLPASALAAAS, encoded by the coding sequence ATGACAATGCATGCGCATATCGCCGACGCGATCAAGGTGCCCGATCTGGTGCGGCTCGGGCCGAACCTGTACGTGGCCCGCTTCGAAACCATGAAGGTGTACTCGACCCTGGTCGCGGTCGAGCGCCTGCTCGCGCAAGGCCGCATCCAGCCCGGCGCGACCTTGATGGACAGTTCCAGCGGCATCTACGCCTACGCGCTGGCGCTGGCCTGTCACAAGTTCGGACTCAAGTGCCACATCGTCGGCTCCAAGACCGTCGACAAGACCTTGATGCTGCAGCTGCGCATCCTCGGCGCGACCATCGAGCAGGTCGAGCCGCAGGCGACCATGAAGATGGATCAGAGCCTGCGGGTGGCGCGCATCCGCGAGCTGCTGGAGGCCGATCCGTCGGTGCACTGGATGCAGCAATACCACGACGACATCCACTACGACGGCTACGAGCCGGTGGCGCGACTGCTGCTCGATTCGATCGGCGGCGCGGCGCTGAGCGTGGTCGGCGGCGTGGGCTCGGGCTGTTCGACCGGTGGCCTGGCGCGCGCACTGCGCGCGCACGATCCCGCGGTCGAACTGGTCGGCGTGCAGCCGTTCGGCAGCATGACCTTCGGCTGCCAGCACATCGAAGACCCCGGCATCATCATCGCCGGCATCGGCAGCTCGATTCCGTTCCGCAACGTGCGCCACGGGCTGTACGACGAGATCCACTGGGTATCGTTCGACTACGGTCTGTCGGGTTCGATTGCGCTGCTGCGCGAGCACGCGGTGTTCGCCGGCCTGTCGACCGGTTGCTGCTATCTGGTCGCGCAACGCGAGGCCGCGCTGCGGCCCGAGCGCAACATCGTGTTCCTCGCCGCCGATACCGGCCATCGCTATGTCGATGGCGTGTTCGCCCAGCACGAACAGGCGCTGGATTTGACCGATCTGCGGCCCACGCGCATCGATTCGCTCGATGGCCTGGTGCTGCCGTGGTCGGCAATGGCCTGGCGGCGCGCCGATTTCGACGATCAGGCGGTCGCGCCGCAGGCCCTTCCTCTTCCGGCGTCGGCGCTCGCCGCCGCTTCCTGA
- a CDS encoding Rossmann-like domain-containing protein — translation MLTATPNLSHTSVADLTASVLRGDYGHDPAQLHAVGAFWVRQSTQFPGTDTKYRNYYLVLRVESGFGGCCVERDQLDSVIAEELSGRSVAELLRDERTPVRIAALDAYLSLVRPHREAAQAQVFMLPHGTPLQRAKARDQAIASLLRIEPGMRVGLIGVVNPLVDAIRAHGGVCLPCDFNMQRTADGTEVAKDMAPVLAQADLVIATGMTLSNGSFDEILAATRLRNIPLIVYAQTGSAIVPRFLGDGVAAVSAEPFPFSQFSADPTPIHLYRAEGFAAGDARVAA, via the coding sequence ATGCTCACCGCCACCCCGAATCTCTCCCACACCTCCGTCGCCGACCTCACCGCCTCCGTACTGCGCGGCGATTACGGCCACGACCCGGCGCAGCTGCATGCGGTGGGCGCGTTCTGGGTCCGCCAGAGCACCCAGTTCCCCGGCACGGACACCAAGTACCGCAACTACTATCTGGTGCTGCGGGTGGAATCGGGGTTCGGCGGCTGTTGCGTCGAGCGCGATCAGCTCGATTCGGTGATCGCCGAGGAACTGTCCGGCCGCAGCGTCGCCGAACTGCTGCGCGATGAGCGCACGCCGGTGCGGATCGCCGCGCTCGATGCCTATCTGTCGCTGGTGCGTCCGCATCGCGAGGCCGCGCAGGCGCAGGTGTTCATGCTGCCGCACGGTACGCCGCTGCAACGCGCGAAAGCGCGCGACCAAGCCATCGCCAGCTTGCTCAGGATCGAGCCGGGCATGCGGGTGGGGTTGATCGGCGTGGTCAATCCGCTGGTCGATGCGATTCGCGCGCATGGCGGGGTCTGCCTGCCGTGTGATTTCAATATGCAGCGTACGGCCGACGGGACTGAAGTAGCCAAGGACATGGCGCCCGTGTTGGCGCAGGCCGATTTAGTCATCGCTACCGGCATGACCCTGAGCAACGGCTCGTTCGATGAAATTCTCGCCGCCACCCGTCTGCGCAATATTCCGTTGATCGTCTACGCCCAGACCGGCAGCGCGATCGTGCCGCGTTTTCTCGGCGACGGCGTGGCCGCGGTGTCGGCCGAGCCGTTTCCGTTCTCGCAGTTCAGCGCCGATCCCACGCCTATCCATCTGTATCGCGCCGAGGGCTTCGCGGCCGGCGATGCGCGCGTGGCGGCTTGA
- a CDS encoding ATP-grasp domain-containing protein, translated as MAHLLMIESWIGGTGRIFPPAIGRLGHRYTFVTRNRGHYLDARSREIHPVIEHAEHVLTTETNDVPALIEFLRAQHAILKFDGVVTICDYYIDTVAQVAQALGLPQAFSANVVMERRKDQVREAIERAGLPNPKFAVTQSWEQTQGEASRIGYPLIVKPTDLASSAFVRLIHDEGELRQSFDALEQFPRNFRDQARVPLLLLEEYMVGEEVSVEACTYRGRTTVIGITDKSVTGFPYFIEDGHMFPAKLDPAQATAIEALVCGALEAVGHDHGISHTEVKLTADGPRIVEINPRPGGNYIAELIQRVTGIDLLDAQIELALGREPDLARKPTGVASAAIKFLVPPRGGYVATVDGVASLESDPAVQRWSLSPIAGSEVAAPIDNACYLGHVVAVDASGLEARAYAERALGRVVLHYAEAAAA; from the coding sequence ATGGCGCATTTGTTGATGATCGAAAGCTGGATCGGCGGCACCGGCCGGATCTTTCCGCCCGCGATCGGCCGGCTCGGCCATCGCTACACCTTCGTGACCCGCAACCGCGGCCACTACCTCGACGCGCGTTCGCGCGAGATCCATCCGGTGATCGAACACGCCGAGCACGTGCTGACCACCGAGACCAACGACGTGCCGGCGCTGATCGAATTCCTGCGCGCGCAGCACGCGATCCTGAAGTTCGACGGGGTGGTGACGATCTGCGATTACTACATCGACACCGTGGCCCAGGTCGCGCAGGCGCTTGGTCTGCCGCAGGCGTTCTCGGCCAATGTGGTGATGGAGCGGCGCAAGGACCAGGTGCGCGAGGCGATAGAGCGCGCGGGCCTGCCGAATCCGAAATTCGCGGTGACTCAGTCGTGGGAGCAGACCCAGGGCGAAGCGAGCCGGATCGGCTATCCGCTGATCGTCAAGCCGACCGATCTTGCGTCGAGCGCATTCGTGCGCCTGATCCACGACGAAGGCGAGTTGCGCCAATCGTTCGATGCGCTGGAACAATTCCCACGCAACTTCCGCGACCAGGCGCGGGTGCCGCTGCTGTTGCTGGAGGAGTACATGGTCGGCGAGGAGGTCAGCGTGGAAGCCTGCACCTATCGCGGCCGCACCACCGTCATCGGCATCACCGACAAGAGCGTGACCGGGTTTCCGTACTTCATCGAGGACGGGCATATGTTTCCGGCCAAGCTCGATCCGGCCCAGGCCACCGCGATCGAAGCGCTGGTGTGCGGCGCGCTGGAGGCGGTCGGGCACGATCACGGCATCAGCCACACCGAGGTGAAACTCACCGCGGACGGGCCGCGCATCGTCGAGATCAATCCGCGCCCGGGCGGCAACTACATCGCCGAACTGATCCAGCGGGTGACCGGCATCGATCTGCTCGACGCGCAGATCGAACTGGCGTTGGGGCGCGAACCGGATCTGGCGCGCAAGCCCACCGGCGTGGCGAGCGCGGCGATCAAGTTCCTGGTGCCGCCGCGCGGGGGGTATGTCGCCACGGTCGATGGGGTGGCGTCGTTGGAGAGCGATCCGGCGGTGCAGCGATGGAGTTTGTCGCCGATCGCGGGCAGCGAGGTCGCCGCGCCGATCGATAACGCTTGTTATCTGGGGCATGTGGTCGCGGTGGATGCTTCGGGATTGGAAGCGCGCGCGTATGCCGAGCGTGCGTTGGGGCGGGTGGTGTTGCATTACGCCGAGGCGGCTGCGGCTTGA